A section of the Styela clava chromosome 9, kaStyClav1.hap1.2, whole genome shotgun sequence genome encodes:
- the LOC120339880 gene encoding uncharacterized protein LOC120339880, producing the protein MHSPVKSYVVLLLPMIILLILRSGDCKQRICFEVPDSTLSDEVQVSLNYDRIDEIVSRHINQVMKEWHVEMRQRFEDQGQILKHQFKNSTTAMKEKLGEVILFNKTQDCPVRTDKFPDELCEVRRDDACYWTYDTYSNTLTYSAAEKLCKSKNSTVAIIPDRSVYNAVRDSLNKRLPNVQAGYVDAWLGIRVDPRSGQIIYPDPDVFKSWGYNAPSKGEDKTQVYLFSSPRFYGMVNDAPTGYQSGVVCQI; encoded by the exons atgCATTCACCCGTGAAATCTTACGTTGTCCTACTCCTACCTATGATTATATTACTGATATTACGAAGCGGTGACTGTAAACAGCGTATTTGCTTCGAAGTGCCGGACTCAACATTGAGCGACGAAGTTCAAGTTTCTCTCAACTACGACAGAATTGATGAAATTGTTAGCAGACATATTAATCAAG TTATGAAGGAATGGCACGTTGAAATGCGACAGCGATTTGAGGATCAAGGACAGATATTGAAACACCAGTTTAAAAATTCGACAACAGCGATGAAAGAGAAATTGGGAGAAGTTATCCTTTTCAACAAAACACAAGATTGTCCAGTCCGAACAGATAAATTTCCTGATG aacTGTGTGAAGTACGTCGGGATGATGCATGCTACTGGACATATGATACCTATTCAAACACCCTAACATACTCCGCAGCAGAGAAATTATGTAAAAGCAAGAACTCAACTGTAGCTATCATACCTGACCGATCTGTTTACAATGCCGTTCGTGACAGTCTGAACAAAAGGTTACCGAACGTACAGGCAGGATATGTGGATGCATGGCTTGGAATTAGGGTTGATCCCAGA aGCGGACAAATCATCTATCCCGATCCTGATGTGTTCAAATCGTGGGGATATAACGCACCATCCAAGGGCGAGGACAAAACTCAAGTGTATCTGTTTTCGTCGCCCAGATTTTATGGAATGGTAAACGATGCACCAACGGGTTACCAAAGCGGAGTTGTTTgccaaatataa